tgtgtgtatctctaaccccaccacagacacaaacactataTCAACATCAAGTCTCAATTTTGGATGTACAAAACAACACTTACACTTCTTAAGCAGCTGTGGTTTCACCCAGATCTCTTCATTGTGGTCCAgactgtgagagacagagagacacacacagtgtatgaaGAGTGGTCAGGAACAGAGATGATGAACAAAGTAAAGGGACCTGGCTGTGTAACTCCTTTTCAGGACCTGACTGTTCTCAGACCAACATGAGAAACACAGAACATCAAAACACAAACAGCTTTTGTAACTAGGCGCCCAGAACTTCACCAAAACATAATTCTATAATAATGATCAACTACTCAGCATTAAACATGGCAAATGAAGAGAAATATATCAGTGACCAACACTAACTTGAGTTTCTCCAGTCTACAGAGTGGACCAGAGAGAACTGTGTCTCCTGGGTGATTGAAGCTCAGGTCCAACTCTCTCAGACGGCAGTTTGAGCTGAGAGCTgaagccagagaagcacagccttcctctgtgactcCACAGAACGACAGCCTGCAGAGAGAATTGAACAGGACGTTGCAacactgctgccctctgctggtgggTGTTGTTGACATCACTGGGTACATTGTTGGCTGACATACATTGACTTCTTCAACAGGTTCTGTGTCCCTGTCTGGTTCCATGTGTCTCTGATCACTGACCTCAGAATCTCCAGTCTATGGTGTGGACTCTTCAGTCCATCAGAAAGCAGCTTCACTCCTGAATCCTGCAGGTCATTGTGACTCAGGTCCAACTCTCTCAGGTGACAGTTTGAGCTGAGAGCTGAAGATAACTTTCTACAACTGTCCTCCGTTAGGTAACACCTGTTTGACCTGAATCAGACATGAGGAAACACATGATAACATGAAGATTTACTAGTAGACAGGAGTGATACTACAATGATATATTCCACAAAAGTTCAAATGCATCTCTAGTCAAAAGTATTTTCAATGACAGTGTTACCATAACATGATCATGTTAATCATAACATCCTCTGCCTGTGATGTGAAAACTCCTCTACAGGCactgacctcagtgtctccagtttaCAGTGTGGACCTCTAAGGGCATCAAAGACAACACTCAGGTCATCATCCTTAATCCCCCCAAGGTGCATCTCTCTCAGAGGACCGTCTGgtgactggagggaggaggccagTGATGCACAGTCCTCAGGTCTGAGACtcatgtcagtcagtctgtagAAACAGAACATTCATGAGCTGCAGTGTGATGAAGTGGTTCAGACTGTTGACTGGATGTCTCTTGGCAGCCAAGGATTCACATCACATCTACACCTCTGTCATacctgtgtgtttctcctgATACATAAAGATAATATTCCTGTTGTTACAGATAATTTTGTAGTGTTTACACTACTTTGATAAAGCATGTGTAATCCATACAGCAAGTGATGTACTAAATGTAAGGTGTGTTTAGAATTACTCTAATTCACTCTGCTGAGTTGAATATTCCCTTTTGAATGGTTACTATGGTAACCTAGCTAATAGTAACTGAGCGATAGACTTATATAAATTCAAAcaacctccccatctctcctaccTTCTGTGTCCTATAGTGAATCTGAAGGACGGTGAGTGGTCTGTAAAACAACTGAACTAAAATATACTGCTTCATAACTGGCTTTCAGGATGACCATGTCAAACTAACCAACTGTCCAAcaatgtgttcatgtttgtgttgtCATCATGTGAAAACTCCTCTACAGGTACTGACCTCAGTGTCTTCAGTTTAGAGTGTGGACCTCTCAGGGCAGCATAGACAACCCCCATGTCATCATCAATAACAGATAACACATGAATATCCTCCAGGTGCAGCTCTGTCAGAGGACAGTCTGGTGACTGGAGGGAGGATGCCAGTGATGCACAGTCCTCAGGTCTGAGACtcatgtcagtcagtctgtagAAACAGAACATTCATGAGCTGCAGTGTGATGAAGTGGTTCAGACTGTTGACTGGAGGTCTCTTGGCAGCCAGGATTCACATCACATCTACACCTCTGTCATacctgtgtgtttctcctgATACATAAAGATAATATTCCTGTTGTTGCAAATCATTTTGTAGTGTTTACACTACTACTATAAAGCGTATGTAATCCATACAGCCAGTGATGTACTACATGGGAGGTGTGTTTAGAGATACACTGATTCACTCTTCCACGGTCAACTGTGTCTTTTGAATGGTTACTATGGTAAccatttgggagtcaggtggctgagcggttagggaatcggactagtaatctgaaggttgccagttcgattcctggcatgcaaatgacgttgtgtccttgggcaaggcacttcaccctacttgcctcgggggaatgtccctgtacttactgtaagtcgctctggatataagagcgtctgctaaatgactaaatgtaaatgtaacccagCTAATAGTAACTATGAGTGGTAGACGTATATAAATTCAAAcaacctccccatctctcctaccTTCTGTGTCCTATAGTGAATCTGAAGGACGGTGAGTGGTCTGTAAAACAGCTGAACTAAAATATACTGCTTCATAACTGGCTCTCAGGATGACCATGTCAACCTACCCAACTGTCCAAcaatgtgttcatgtttgtgttgtCATCATGTGAAAACTCCTCTACAGGTACTGACCTCAGTGTCTTCAGTTTAGAGTGTGGACCTCTCAGGGCAGCATAGACAACACTCAGGTCACCCTCATCTATCCCGTCCAGGTGCAGCTGTCTCAGAGGACAGCCTGgtgactggagggaggagaccaGCGATACACAGCCCTCATGTCTCAGCttcatgtcagtcagtctgtagAAACAGAACATTCATGAGCTGCAGTGTGATGAAGTTAAGACTGTTGACTGGAGGTCTCTTGGCAGCCAGGATTCACATCACATCCAGGGTTCCTACACCTCTACAAACATCAAATTAAAGACCATCTTATTGTAATATTAATGTTATTTACTCCTTTGACTAAACTTACTAGATAAACAGACCCCATACTTTACCTTTAAACACGTGTCTTGAGTCCACAATACAACCCCTAAAATGTGTAAATATCTGGTTTCCTCTACACTTATATCAGCGTAGTTCACAATTTAAATTAATTACAAAACATACAATAGTTTTAACATTAATAGGATAATTTTTTGCCTGTTTCCTATAGTCTTTTGACAATGTTTAAAGTGATTAGGCCAGGTTAGATTTAATTACCAGTGTAAAActccaaacaaaaataaaaagagtCAGATCAACATATGTGATACATTGCTTGCAAGTTTAAGATGAATACATACACAGCTTTTCTGCATTTCCTCACTGCTGGAATCAGTCTGATCCGTCCCCCACGATCTATGTTGTATTTCCTCTGGTCCATCTCATCCAGCTCGCCTTGTGACATCAGAAGTGCACTAGCCAGTGCTGAGCAGTGATCCTCTGAGAGAGCATGGTCAGTTCGGATAAGGAACTGGTGAATGTCCTCATGTACAGAACTGTCTTTCATTTCAGTCAAGCAGAGGAAGAGGTTGACGTGCCTCTCTGGTGAGATATTCTCTACGTCTGGCTTCCTGAGGTatttcctcatctcctcatcagTGTCTGAGCTGCTCTGTGTTGGGGGCAAAAGGCCTTGTAAGAGAGTCTGGTTGGACTCCAGTGAGATGCCAAGAAGGAAGCGGAGGAACAGGTCCAGGTGTCCATTCTTACTCTGTAGAGCTTTATCCACGACTCTCTTCAGCAACTCATGCAGGGGCTGCTCTGCAGACACGTTCTCCAGGAAGGACTCCAGAGTATTGATGTTCTTGGTGACATAGCAGTAGAACACATAGAGAGCAGCGAGGAACTCCTGAAAGCTCAGGTGCACAAAGCAGTACACCTTCTTCCTATACAGCCCACGTTCTACCTTCAGGATTTCTGTGCACAGTCCACATTTCACTGTAGCTTCATCAACATCAATCCGACATGTTCTCAAGTCTTCCTCATAGAATATTACACTCCCCTTCACGAGCTGTTCGAATGCTAGCTGTCCTAATTTCAGCATCAAGTCTTTTCTTAATTCTAAGATCTTCTCTTCGTCCATTTCTGTTCCCCCTTGATACTTTTCCATTGCAAGCTTCGTTTGAGTGATCAGGAAGTGAATGTACATTTCAGTCAGACTTTGAGGGATATTTCCACTGTTGTTTTGTCTCAACATGTGTTCTAGGACCTTGGCGATAATCCAACACATGATAGGAATGTAACACATGATGTAAAGGCTCCTTGTTGTCCTGATGTGTTCGATGATTCTGTTGGCCAGGTCCTCATCATCAGAAAATCTCTTCCTGAAATATTCAAGCCTCTGTTCTTCTTGGAACCCTCGAACTTCTGTCACCAGGTTGATGTTGACGGTTCTGCGGGGAATCTGactggctgctgcaggtcgGGAGGTTatccagaggagagcagagggaagcagaTTCTTCTTCATGATGTTGGTCAGCAGAACATCAACTGGACACTCCTTTGTGACATCAGACACTCTCTCATTGCTTTGGAAATCCAGAGGACATCTGCATTCATCCATCCCATCCAAGATGAACAGCACTTTGTGGTTGTTGAATTTCTCCACATCTTCTATCTCCTTAAGCTCTGGATGAAATTCCTTCAGAAGACCATGTAGACTGAAGCCACCCTTGATCAAATTCAGCTCTCGGAATGGAAGCACAAAGATTAAATCTATATCCTGATTGGATTTCCCTTCTGCCCAGTCTAGGATGAACGTGTGCACTGAGATGGTTTTTCCAATGCCAGCGATGCCCTTCGTCAGCACAGTCAAGATATTTGTCTCTTGTTCATCTCGGGGATTGAAGATGTCACTATAGTGGACTGGCATTTCTGATGATGGTTTGCCCTTGGATGGATATTCAATCTGCATGATCTCATGTTCTTTATTGACCCCTTCACTCTCCCCCGTTGTCATGTAGAGTGGAATGAAGATGCTATTGAGGAGAGTTGTCTCATCTTCTGTGGTTCCTTCTAAGATGTGTCTGAACTTTATCTTCAAACTATCTTGAAGTTTCTTTTTAACTCTGAGTATTACTGCTAGGAGAAGTACCATAGAAGCACATATAAACATAGACTCCATATATTACCAAAACAATATGTTATTTACAGTGTATTTAACAAAGGATTAGTTTATGTACAAATGTTGTTGGCTAAGGATACATTAATGTGCAGGATGTGGTCTGGTTTTCTGCACACTGGAGACTCACTACTCACTGTagaatgagacagagggagagagatagagaagggggggaaagggagagagatgggaaattGGGAAAAGGAGATGTGTGGATGAGAGGGGAAAATGTAAAGACAGTAAACAAGGAAGTGATGATGGAAGGAGGTGTCAAGAGGGACAAAGAGAATAAGAGACAGTTACTGTCAACACTTCAACTGCACTTATAGGATTAGTAACATACAGTTGTGGTCAAAAGTTTACACACTTGTAAAGAACATGTATAATGAAGAGGTCTATCATTAACCACTGATCAAGATGAAGAGAATGAGAAACAGTGACTGTCAGCACTTCTACTGCACTTGATTAGTaacatatataaataaatatacaaatcatatATCAGAGTTATTATGTTATTATAATGTTATCCCAGAGTCTCAgctgtttacattttacatttacatttagttatttagcagacgctcttatccagagcgacttacagtaagtacagggacattcccccgaggcaagtagggtgaagtgccttgcccaatgacacaacgtcagttggcatgaccgggaatcgaactggcaaccttcggattactagcccgattccctcaccgctcagccacctgactccctgtttccAAAATAAAAGGCTATTCATCTTACCCTGGTGGTTTTGCATTGCCTTGTGGGTCCTGGGATGTGCCCTCTATATTATGAAAGACAAGAAGATTTAAACACAGAAGTGAGTGTGACTTGGTAGCAGCCTGGAATCTTCcagactctaaacacacatggcACCAATGTGGTGTGGTGATCAGGTAGACTCAGTGAAGATCTGCCTAGGTTCACTTTTACTTTGCTGAGCATTCCCTGTGAGTAGATTGATACATAGAGAGAAGAGTTTTCTGTACATTTCACATTGTTTCACATTATTCATTGTTAGAAGATTAGATAAACAGCAGATGTTAGCAGAGCTTACCCAGGTCCTGGACCAAATACGGTTCTGTCTTCTGGAGGATCCTGTAGAAGGCTGATTTGACCGTCCCTGAGGTTAACGCCTTGTACAGCTTCCTCATCTGGTCCTGGCTGGTCGGGGCAGCTTCTATCTTGGAGTAGCGCTCAGGATGGATCATACCCTTCTGTAGCAGGGTATCTGCTATGGGTTTCACCATGGTAACCCTCTGTATGAGAGAAGACCTGTGTCCGTCCACAAACTCTGCTTCTGGAGACAATatacatcagagagagagagagagagagagagagagagagagagagagagagagagagagagagagagagagagagagagagagagagagagagagagagagagagagagagagagagagagagagagagagatggcaagagagggagaggggtggatggagagggaaataaaatagaggagagggaaacagaatAGAAAATAAGCATCTGGAACAACTACAAATACTACATACTAGATTTCTGTCAGGTCCAAAACAGAAAATATTATTAACATTGTATCTCCTGTCAGAGATGGAAAGCAGAAGTACTTAATATTCTGGTAAATGTACGTGTGTCTGGAGTTACATCTTAGTATAAATACCTCACCTctgtcttcacctctcctctccatcttagAGTCAGTCTGTCTATCATGAGAGGGGAACAGTCTGAGAAGAGGAAACAAAATTACAAAAGTATTGTGCATCTTGAGCATtgtgttctctttctttttctagtGGGTCACTCTGAGCCGCCCCTTCACAGCTTTGATTCTTGGTGTACTTAATAAAAGGTCTATGGTTTTACATTATCCTGCTCCAAGACATCCATTGTTTACTCACGTATCTGAGAAATGTAATGGTGTGTTATCACCATAACTAGACTATCCTGACCCCTGGTAGGACCCCTTATGGTGGCTTTAGTAGCCTATGTTCTACAGTACACATCTACTGGAAATCCCCATCTACACAGAATCAGAGccaaagaaaaagagaatggAAGTTGTtggtgtcgcaactctctttttctatggctctgtaCAGAATAAGTTGCAGAACTTGGTTTTAATCACAAATATTGGAAACGTATTCTTCTTCCTAGAATAAGAACCCATTTTCACATACTATAGGCTATGTGAAATTAAAGTATGTTGTATTACGCTGTAACAGTCCTGGATAATAGTAGGTAAATAAAATACCACTTAAATATTCCCTATTTTCAGCCTTTTCATCGAGTCTGTAAACCTTCGTCTTCCGTGAAACATGGATTGTTTTACTGACTGAATTGCAATGTTTATGCAGTAAATGACGTTTTTAATGAGCGTTTTtaacaagaaaaaaagaaaacataataCTAAATTTAACCAGAAAGCAGGAAGTCGGTTACCAAATCTGACTGGAAATAGTTGACCGATTCCACTACAACGTTCAAACCGAGAAGGCGTTTTGATCATCGACCTACCTGTTTTATAGAAGAGACGGAGACAGATGGACTAGGCCTACTTCTAAATCTCGAATAAACTAACGATCGATTGTGTAGGCAATATTTATAGTCTAGGAGCTAAAAACTGTCATCCACTTTCCGAAGTCTTTCGCCTTACTTCCTTATACGGAAATACAGAACTAAATGAACACAGAAAGAAATGAGGaaagaaataaatacaaaaataaataaatacagaaataaatggccatgtaaaaaaaaagaaaaacgtaATTAATCTTTtttcatacatttatttattttaatttgtattttGTTATGTATAAATAGCCTAAATTTATtgatacatgtattttttatttaggcGGGTTTGGTCCATACAGCTtagggcaggggtggggaactttttttctgccaagggccatttggatatttatcaAATCATTCGAgggccgtacagaattatcaacttaaaaatgtgcctgctatatttcgtcaaacatttaattaacacacccctaatgtgatgg
Above is a genomic segment from Osmerus mordax isolate fOsmMor3 chromosome 24, fOsmMor3.pri, whole genome shotgun sequence containing:
- the LOC136933084 gene encoding protein NLRC3-like translates to MERRGEDREAEFVDGHRSSLIQRVTMVKPIADTLLQKGMIHPERYSKIEAAPTSQDQMRKLYKALTSGTVKSAFYRILQKTEPYLVQDLEGTSQDPQGNAKPPGKPDHILHINVSLANNILILRVKKKLQDSLKIKFRHILEGTTEDETTLLNSIFIPLYMTTGESEGVNKEHEIMQIEYPSKGKPSSEMPVHYSDIFNPRDEQETNILTVLTKGIAGIGKTISVHTFILDWAEGKSNQDIDLIFVLPFRELNLIKGGFSLHGLLKEFHPELKEIEDVEKFNNHKVLFILDGMDECRCPLDFQSNERVSDVTKECPVDVLLTNIMKKNLLPSALLWITSRPAAASQIPRRTVNINLVTEVRGFQEEQRLEYFRKRFSDDEDLANRIIEHIRTTRSLYIMCYIPIMCWIIAKVLEHMLRQNNSGNIPQSLTEMYIHFLITQTKLAMEKYQGGTEMDEEKILELRKDLMLKLGQLAFEQLVKGSVIFYEEDLRTCRIDVDEATVKCGLCTEILKVERGLYRKKVYCFVHLSFQEFLAALYVFYCYVTKNINTLESFLENVSAEQPLHELLKRVVDKALQSKNGHLDLFLRFLLGISLESNQTLLQGLLPPTQSSSDTDEEMRKYLRKPDVENISPERHVNLFLCLTEMKDSSVHEDIHQFLIRTDHALSEDHCSALASALLMSQGELDEMDQRKYNIDRGGRIRLIPAVRKCRKAVSNRCYLTEDSCRKLSSALSSNCHLRELDLSHNDLQDSGVKLLSDGLKSPHHRLEILRLSFCGVTEEGCASLASALSSNCRLRELDLSFNHPGDTVLSGPLCRLEKLNLDHNEEIWVKPQLLKKYACDPTLDPNIAHRVLSLSEDNRRVKRVKEDQLYPDHPEKFDEVQQVLYREGLTERHYWEVEVEGWFKVGVTYRSIIRRGSSASCSLGDNDRSWCLRWSGSRLSVHHDHETTLIPVMFCNPSRVGVYLDWPAGVLSFYIISSDTMTHLYTFITTFSEPLYTGFRFNTI